One part of the Bombus terrestris chromosome 13, iyBomTerr1.2, whole genome shotgun sequence genome encodes these proteins:
- the LOC100642897 gene encoding cytochrome P450 18a1 isoform X1, with amino-acid sequence MLVEHATQWAWQAMGGTRIEVLYTFLVFLGVLLVVRCMQWLRYVRSLPPGPWGVPVFGYLPFLKGDVHLRYGELAKKYGPMFSARLGTQLVVVLSDHRTIRDTFRREEFTGRPHTEFINILGGYGIINTEGAMWKDQRKFLHDKLRGFGMTYMGGGKKIMESRIMREVKTFLRGLVTKRGTPTDVSASLGMSISNVICSIIMGVRFQHGDKRFKRFMDLIEEGFKLFGSMAAVNFIPVMRYLPCLQKVRNKIAENRAEMADFFQEAVDQHRATFDESTLRDLVDAYLLEIEKAKGEGRATTLFQGKNHDRQMQQILGDLFSAGMETVKTTLEWAIILMLHHPDAATAVQEELDQVVGKSRMPALEDLPFLPITEATILEVLRRSSIVPLGTTHATTRDVTLHGYTIPAGSQVVPLLHAVHMDPELWEEPEEFRPSRFLSAEGKVQKPEYFMPFGVGRRMCLGDVLARMELFLFFSSLMHTFELRSPQGSSLPSLRGNAGVTVTPDPFDVCLVPRNLDLIEDASNDVIPSGAILRNIGSH; translated from the exons ATGTTAGTGGAACACGCGACACAATGGGCTTGGCAAGCAATGGGTGGCACGAGAATCGAGGTCCTTTACACGTTTCTCGTGTTCTTAGGTGTATTATTGGTAGTAAGGTGCATGCAATGGCTTAGGTATGTGCGCTCTTTGCCTCCAGGGCCTTGGGGTGTACCCGTGTTTGGTTATTTGCCATTCTTGAAAGGCGACGTTCACCTCCGGTACGGAGAACTCGCAAAGAAGTATGGTCCAATGTTCAGTGCTCGACTAGGAACGCAACTGGTGGTTGTTCTTAGCGATCATCGTACGATTCGCGACACGTTTCGTCGGGAAGAGTTTACTGGCAGACCGCATACCGAGTTCATCAACATCCTCGGTGGATATG GTATTATCAACACCGAAGGTGCTATGTGGAAAGACCAAAGAAAATTTCTTCACGATAAGCTCAGAGGCTTCGGCATGACCTATATGGGCGGTGGGAAGAAAATTATGGAATCGAGAATCATG CGCGAGGTTAAGACGTTCCTTCGTGGATTGGTGACGAAACGAGGAACACCGACAGACGTTTCAGCTTCCCTTGGAATGTCGATCAGCAACGTTATATGTTCCATTATAATGGGAGTGCGTTTCCAACATGGCGACAAAAGGTTCAAAAGATTCATGGACTTGATCGAGGAAGGTTTCAAGCTGTTCGGCAGTATGGCCGCTGTCAACTTTATTCCTGTGATGCGTTACTTGCCTTGCCTGCAAAAGGTTCGCAACAAGATTGCGGAAAATCGCGCGGAAATGGCCGATTTCTTTCAAGAGGCGGTCGATCAACATCGAGCAACGTTCGACGAAAGCACTTTACGAGACCTTGTCGACGCTTATCTGCTCGAGATCGAGAAAGCGAAGGGAGAAGGTCGCGCGACTACGCTCTTTCAAGGGAAAAATCATG ATCGCCAGATGCAACAAATTCTCGGTGATCTGTTCTCTGCCGGTATGGAAACGGTGAAGACTACGCTCGAATGGGCAATAATCTTGATGCTACATCATCCGGATGCGGCAACTGCCGTACAGGAAGAATTGGACCAAGTGGTAGGAAAATCGAGGATGCCTGCTTTGGAGGATCTACCTTTTCTTCCGATAACCGAAGCGACGATACTCGAGGTTCTTAGGCGGTCGAGTATTGTCCCTTTGGGAACCACACACGCAACGACGAG AGATGTGACGTTGCACGGTTACACGATACCAGCTGGATCGCAAGTGGTACCGTTGTTGCATGCCGTGCATATGGATCCAGAACTTTGGGAGGAGCCCGAGGAGTTTCGACCGAGTCGGTTTCTCTCGGCCGAAGGTAAAGTCCAGAAACCGGAATACTTTATGCCTTTCGGTGTCGGCAGACGTATGTGCCTGGGCGATGTGTTGGCACGCATGGAGTTATTCTTGTTCTTTAGTTCGTTGATGCACACGTTCGAGTTGCGATCGCCGCAGGGCTCGTCCTTGCCGAGTTTGCGCGGCAACGCCGGTGTCACCGTCACGCCTGACCCCTTTGACGTTTGTTTGGTACCAAGAAATTTGGATCTCATCGAAGATGCGAGCAACGATGTGATCCCCTCCGGCGCTATTCTGCGGAATATCGGCAGTCACTGA
- the LOC100642897 gene encoding cytochrome P450 18a1 isoform X2 → MNRISDGEVLIHTNRIKQKPRPWGVPVFGYLPFLKGDVHLRYGELAKKYGPMFSARLGTQLVVVLSDHRTIRDTFRREEFTGRPHTEFINILGGYGIINTEGAMWKDQRKFLHDKLRGFGMTYMGGGKKIMESRIMREVKTFLRGLVTKRGTPTDVSASLGMSISNVICSIIMGVRFQHGDKRFKRFMDLIEEGFKLFGSMAAVNFIPVMRYLPCLQKVRNKIAENRAEMADFFQEAVDQHRATFDESTLRDLVDAYLLEIEKAKGEGRATTLFQGKNHDRQMQQILGDLFSAGMETVKTTLEWAIILMLHHPDAATAVQEELDQVVGKSRMPALEDLPFLPITEATILEVLRRSSIVPLGTTHATTRDVTLHGYTIPAGSQVVPLLHAVHMDPELWEEPEEFRPSRFLSAEGKVQKPEYFMPFGVGRRMCLGDVLARMELFLFFSSLMHTFELRSPQGSSLPSLRGNAGVTVTPDPFDVCLVPRNLDLIEDASNDVIPSGAILRNIGSH, encoded by the exons GGCCTTGGGGTGTACCCGTGTTTGGTTATTTGCCATTCTTGAAAGGCGACGTTCACCTCCGGTACGGAGAACTCGCAAAGAAGTATGGTCCAATGTTCAGTGCTCGACTAGGAACGCAACTGGTGGTTGTTCTTAGCGATCATCGTACGATTCGCGACACGTTTCGTCGGGAAGAGTTTACTGGCAGACCGCATACCGAGTTCATCAACATCCTCGGTGGATATG GTATTATCAACACCGAAGGTGCTATGTGGAAAGACCAAAGAAAATTTCTTCACGATAAGCTCAGAGGCTTCGGCATGACCTATATGGGCGGTGGGAAGAAAATTATGGAATCGAGAATCATG CGCGAGGTTAAGACGTTCCTTCGTGGATTGGTGACGAAACGAGGAACACCGACAGACGTTTCAGCTTCCCTTGGAATGTCGATCAGCAACGTTATATGTTCCATTATAATGGGAGTGCGTTTCCAACATGGCGACAAAAGGTTCAAAAGATTCATGGACTTGATCGAGGAAGGTTTCAAGCTGTTCGGCAGTATGGCCGCTGTCAACTTTATTCCTGTGATGCGTTACTTGCCTTGCCTGCAAAAGGTTCGCAACAAGATTGCGGAAAATCGCGCGGAAATGGCCGATTTCTTTCAAGAGGCGGTCGATCAACATCGAGCAACGTTCGACGAAAGCACTTTACGAGACCTTGTCGACGCTTATCTGCTCGAGATCGAGAAAGCGAAGGGAGAAGGTCGCGCGACTACGCTCTTTCAAGGGAAAAATCATG ATCGCCAGATGCAACAAATTCTCGGTGATCTGTTCTCTGCCGGTATGGAAACGGTGAAGACTACGCTCGAATGGGCAATAATCTTGATGCTACATCATCCGGATGCGGCAACTGCCGTACAGGAAGAATTGGACCAAGTGGTAGGAAAATCGAGGATGCCTGCTTTGGAGGATCTACCTTTTCTTCCGATAACCGAAGCGACGATACTCGAGGTTCTTAGGCGGTCGAGTATTGTCCCTTTGGGAACCACACACGCAACGACGAG AGATGTGACGTTGCACGGTTACACGATACCAGCTGGATCGCAAGTGGTACCGTTGTTGCATGCCGTGCATATGGATCCAGAACTTTGGGAGGAGCCCGAGGAGTTTCGACCGAGTCGGTTTCTCTCGGCCGAAGGTAAAGTCCAGAAACCGGAATACTTTATGCCTTTCGGTGTCGGCAGACGTATGTGCCTGGGCGATGTGTTGGCACGCATGGAGTTATTCTTGTTCTTTAGTTCGTTGATGCACACGTTCGAGTTGCGATCGCCGCAGGGCTCGTCCTTGCCGAGTTTGCGCGGCAACGCCGGTGTCACCGTCACGCCTGACCCCTTTGACGTTTGTTTGGTACCAAGAAATTTGGATCTCATCGAAGATGCGAGCAACGATGTGATCCCCTCCGGCGCTATTCTGCGGAATATCGGCAGTCACTGA